TGTAAGGaacatattgttttatttttttaatactgggAATCTTAATCAAGGGATGGATTTAGTTGGATCAAAGGATGCTACAATAATATTCTAAAACTTGTCTTTGgcaaattataaatatttttagtttttggggggtttaggTTTAGTTAGCATATTTTTCAGGTGCTAATGATGAACAGTGATGCTAGTTTAAAGAAGCATTGTTCAAtttttggatctttttttttaatccaaactcTGATGTATAATACTGGTCATAATTATTGAATTTATCAAAAGTCAGAACATCTTTTTACAATACAGAAGGCACGCAAAAGCTTATCAGGAGTGCAATTACTCAGACACTTTCAAAAAAGACGGATTTAGCCATTAGATGCAGAAAAGTGGtcgtaaaaaaagcaaaaatcgcaataaatacaaacaaaacgccatgaaaatgcatgaaaaaatgcaaacataaaaagaaaaaaacataaaaacaacaacaaaacaggcCAAACATGTTTAAAGAAATTCTATCAAGTATAAACAGTTTAACATTACAAagcaaattcaagaaaaaaagtcatttctgaCCCAATTATGCATCtaagggttaaaaaaacaacaacaaatgcctGCATTAAATCTCTTGTCACGTCTCGTTGTTGTAAAATATGCAAAAGTAACAATTCTCAGCCTTTGCTGACTTGCGAAATATAATCTCTATTCAATCGTTGCCATTCCCTTCTTATATTGTGCCTATTTTTAAAAGCTGCCAATACTTTGCTGGGTGGATTTCATTCTTTTCTCGATCCCTGCAGTCTGAAGCACATTCTCTCCCCGGACCGACGTCAGATTGGATCAAGCAGCaccaaaaatacggtacacagtcgattggtcgccgatcttttggtcgcccggaaggttattgataattaccatttaaatcgttgctcaaattccctaaatacaaactgcgaattattatttagtcatacttaatgccctagtaattattaggctaaagaaaagctccaaaattcccggacttttattgttttttgttggagaacttcttaagaccctgactgacgtagcttcttaaagggacaacgcatgtacatacaaactcttctacacactcacacgtcggctcagtgaaactgctcatggccattgttggcttttattgatgcgtagaccgtgttgttttaccttgttttgtcgccgctcttttggtcgttggtcttttggtcgcccgttgtcgcggtcagggcgaccaaaagactgtgaccaaaagaccggcgaccaaaagacggcgaccaaaagaccggcgaccaaaagaccggcgaccaatcgaccgtacaCGAAAAATACAGCAAGTTGCTTTACGTACAAGCATCTCGTCAGTGGGAACTTAAAGTCAGGAACCTGGCTCGAGTGCCAAGGCGCAAATCGGGTATGGAAAAGTGACAGCATCTTGCCAAAAACTACAGACTATCAAAACATCAAATCCACTAAGCTACACATATACGCAACACAAAATGCCCTTGAAAAATCCCACAGAAGCAGCATTAAAAGTTAAGACATCAATGatcaataaaaacagaaatgaaaAAATCTCGCTTGGACTTCAACTCAATAAcgagatcattttttttcatatacttTACATCAATTTATAGacttaaaattcaaaaaatgtcCAAGTTCAAGTGGCAGTAACTTGGTATTTATCGGATCATATTTTTATTGCCAGTTTGGTCATCTTAATTtatggatagaaaaaaaatgaagagccATTTTTTGAAGTAGCGCAATGGTTGAATATACAATGCATTTTTTGAGTTTTTCATGTCATATTTCCTGAAATGTAACATTAAGTTCGTTTGACATTCAAagtatttcccccaaaaatgaatattattgcATGTAATTTGTCCCCCAAATACAGCATAATATTAAAAGACAGTCATAAATGTTCATGTGCTACTCAAAGCttgaaaaatgttcagaaagTTCAGAAGACAACAAACACATGGAAACTCAATAATACCTTATATcacccttcattttttttggagtAAAATATGGGAGAATGTCAAATAATGAGATTATTTGGCATAAACTCCACATATAAAACAGTCaacatgtcattttaaaaaggaaaccacacatcatttaaataaatgaatgagattACCTGATTCGATTCTGTATTATCAGTCCAATGGAAGAATCGTATTCACCTGGTCTCTTATtcattaaccctttatagggcaagtcactatttttaataattaaaaaaaaacttaatatgaaTCAGGACgacatttttagttcattttgaccACAACTAATAGCATTtggtatatattttaattaattacccTCATTAAAAAACTTATTTTACATGAAGCAAatcatgaccaaaaaaaatcagactagAAGTcacttttttacaaattaatctAAATTAATTGTGATAATTTAGCAatatatcaacattttttttctaaatgtagaAACTAAAATTGTAACAGATTTCCTCCAATCAAATCaggccaaaaaaaatcacaaatgctGCCATTCAGGATGCCTCCCAGTtccaataaattggacgtctaccgacgtcgatggcagccagtgagtgaaACGAgcgccctataaagggttaaacgcACTTTGTACACGacgccgtttttttttctgacactaAAGCGAGAAGAACAATGGAACATTTTGAGTTGCGCAAAAAGGAAAAAGCGTCATTTCTGTTCCGAAaaactgagttttttttccaattgttcAAATTGGACCAAATTTAGACTCATGCTGAAAATAGATCGGAATGAATCTCAACGAAACAACGATTCTTTTGCTTACTGGATGAGTAAAGTTTACAGGATCTAGTATCTACGACCTATTGCATGTAGctattgaaaatatttggagGACCGAAGGACAGAAAAATCGGCTTTTCGGGAAAGTTTTACATCTGTTTATGAGTCCGTGACTGCCAGGAAGAGATGATTGGATCACGGCATTCCTCTTCTGGTCGCCTGCTGGGAAACACAACGACAAAATTACTTCTGACACGAACATGCCCAAGATTACGGAAAGCCAACCGGTTCCTGTCAATTAAAAACGGACGCAACATCTTCAAGCGGGGCTACAAATTGtggaattatctttttttttttgggctatTACATTGCCTGTCCAGAATTTAGGATAAACAGATGTGCACAACAGGAATCTGACCAGCAGCCAATTTCATTCTAATCCGTGCTGAACCCGTTTAGAGCCGGGCCAATTTGAATGTGACATTTATAATGACAACCATTTTCAAGCCAAGGGATTTTGAAACAAACTGAAATTTGAAGTTGAAAGGTAGAcatgggaaaataaatgaattgttAAAACTTACCTCCACTTGTAGATTGGACTTGGTTTCATTTGGAGTACTTAAGAAAAGGAAAGAGAAACAAATTGCACAATGAGTACAAAGGTCAAACATAATgcataaatgcaaaaatatatggCCACTTATTTTTATCACTTCATGTTTGACCTTTCTGTCGCTCTATTTCAGTCACGGGTTTGTCGAGCAGAAAGACCATCGTGTCCATCTCAGGCATTTTCAGTAATGTTTGACCTGAGAAGTTTAATTGTATGCAAGTTCTTGTTCGCGGGCAAACCGACTCCCTGCGCGAATCGACTCATTTAACGCATTTTGCGCTTTCTTTGATGTTTTGCCACTCTCCCATCACCCACTACTGTGATATGCATCCGAGATAAATGACCTACATTAGACATTGAACAGTGGAATATTTTGCCTGCTTTTGTGTGGGGGCTCAGGGGGGGTGTCGTATTCGTTTGACCTAATTATTCAATTGCTTTTTGACTACTCCAATGATTTGAGTTAACTCTCTAGTGGGCCAGCGTGCACATACGTAGGTGACCGTCACATTTTGGGGTGTTGAGGttgcaatattctttttttgctttgttaggGATCTCAGCCAGGTGTCAATTCGgagtaaatatgtatattttgtagGACTGGGCAATGGTGACTAGTTTTAGTCGCGATTAATCGTGTGAGATGAATGGCGATCAATTGCATTTGATATAAAAATGAATTCCTAAACGCACATTTATTCTGAATGTATATGAAATACTAACCTATATTAGTTGTTTGAGGAGTTTATTCATCCCTCCCGGTCTAAATCACGATAACGTGATGAGTAGATTAATCTAGAAATCTATTTTGATCATCAATAAAGCGCTTAGCAACATTGTTGACCTCAAATGGTCAGAATCCTTTTTATAGaggcttttaattaaaaaaaaacttgcattttcatttcaaagagaaaaagaaacagtaaatatgattaattcattcatcttccagccaggcgagtgaaccactacactaataaatatatttttttttatgatttgacCGTAAACTTCTTTCTTTCTACCTACCTCCAACGTGGAGGCCCTGGACTCGGTGGTCTCGCTGGGCCCTATGCTCCTGGGTATACTGGAGACAAAGTAGCCGGCGCCTTTGGGTATTATGGGCTGCCTCACCACCACTTTGCCTTTCCTGGTCTCTGCCAGAAAGAGACTGTACCAGTAGGCATCGCTGGAGATCAAGGTGGAGTCTGCGATGGTGGAGCTCCTCTGGCTGATCATGCTATTCCTGCTGATCACGCTGTTTCGATTGGGCGGGGGTATCTTCAGCGCCTTGGGCTTGGGCTTTTGACACTTCAGCACGATAATCACCAGAATGGTAATCAGGAGCAGGAAGGAAACGGCCCCTAAACCCACCACCAAGTACAAGTTCAAGTCCGTGAAGACGTCGTACTCCAGCGGCAACTCGGTGGTCTCGGAAAAGGCCGTGGAGTGCTCCACCGTGGATATCTTGATGGTGACGGTGGTGGAGAGGGCCGGGTTCCCGTTGTCCTTGGCCACCACCACCAGGCGTTGATGGCGAGGGTCCCTGTAGCTGAACATCCTGGCGGTCCGGATCTCGCCGTTGTACTGGTCCAGGCTGAAGAGGCTGGCGTCGCTGATCTGCAGGAGCTGGTAGGTCACCCGACCGTTCTGTTCGGAGTCGGCGTCGATGGCGATGACTTTGGCCACCAGGTGGCCCTTATCCGTCGACCGCGGGATCACCTGCTCCACCACCGAACCCTGCGCCCGCCACGGCGACACGATGACCGGCGTGTTGTCGTTTTGGTCCATCACGATAATGTGAACCGTGACGTTGGTGCTCAGCGGGGGGACCCCGGAATCCCTGGCCTCGATGTGGAAAAGGTACTCCCTCTCCCGCTCGAAATCAAAGGTCTTCAAGGCGTAGAGGTCGCCGTTTTCCGGGTTGATGGAGAACAACATGGACATGGAGGTGTTGGCGATCTCCTTCTCCACGATGAAGTAGACCAAGTATTGGTTCTCGTTCAAATCCGGGTCCAAGGCGCTGAGGGAGGTCAGCAACGCTCCGGGGAGATTATTCTCCATCACGTGGATGGTGTAAAAGGACTGAGGGAAAGCGGGGGCGTTGTCGTTGATATCGTGAATCTCCAAGGTGAAGGTCTCGCTTTCGGTCAATGGCGGCGTCCCTTTGTCTCTCACCTTCAGGGTTATTTCATATTTGCTCTCCACCTCCCTGTCCAGCGGCCTTGAAACCAAAAGCTTGAAGTAACCCTCCGAGGATCGATTGAGGGCGAAGGGTAGCATTTCCCGCTGACTCAAGGCGAGCTCCACTTCCCCGTTGTCTCCGGAGTCCCGGTCGCCGACGCTGACCACGGCGATCAGCGTCCCCACGGGCGTGTTCTCGGCCACGGCGCTTTTCAGAGACTTGACCGTCAGCTCGGGGTAGTTGTCGTTCAGATCGGTGACGGACACCGTCACTTTGCAGTTTCCCAACAGCGGCGTGGAGCCTTGGTCCCGGGCTTGGATGTGCATCTCGAACGTGGGGGTCTCCTCAAAATCGATCGCCCCCTTCACTTTGATCTCCCCCGAATGTCTGTCCAGCGAGAAGAGCTCCTGCGTCTTCTCGGAGGTGTACAGCGTGTAGGAATACAAGAGCTCCGCGTTGGTGCCTTGGTCCAAATCCGTGGCGTTTAAGGTCAGGACCACGGTCCCCGCGCCCGAGTTCTCCGCCACGGTGACCTGGAAGACGTCTCGACTGAACTGGGGGGCGTTGTCGTTGATGTCCAGGACGTTGATGATGATGCTGGCGGTGCCGGATCTCGGAGGAACCCCGCCGTCCGCCGCCGTCAAGATCAGATGGTGCACCGCGTCCGTCTCCCGGTCCAGATCGCCGTTAAGAACCAAGTCCACGTACTTGGAGCCATCGCTGCCGGTCTGGATGTCGACGCTGAAGTATTTACTCTCGCTCAGGTAGTACGTCTTGATGGTGTTGGCGCCGACGTCAGCGTCCACGGCGTTTGTCAGGGAGAATCTCTCGCCCGGTGGGGTGGCCTCGGAAACGTCCAGATAAATGGTCTTCCTCCGGAACACGGGCGCGTTGTCGTTGATGTCCATGATTTCCAGCTCGATGTTAAAAATGCGAATGGGATTCTCCAGTATGACGTCCATTTTCAGAAAGCACGAAGCCGTCTTGGTCATGCAGATGCTTTCCCGGTCGATCTTCTCGCGGATGACGAGCTCGCCGCTTTCTTTGTTAATGTCGAGGTAATTTTTACTGTGAATGACATCCAGCTTGGCTTTCCGTTGCACCATGCTTCGCACGTCCAGAcccaaatcggtggccaggTTGGCCACAAAGGAACCCTCTTCCATCTCCTCCGGGATGGAGTAGCGGGTGATCGAAAGAGCGGGAGCCCACAATGCACTGACCGTGAAGGCGGCGATCAGCAGTCCTGACCGGAGAAGCGCCATCACGCCGTCCTTTCAAACGGAGCAGTCGAGTAGAGGCGGGGGTCCTTTGTTTCAGTCTTCCAGAGGCGCCGGTGTCATCCTTGGTTTCGCGCGTGGGAGCCGCTGAGATGCAGCCGGCGGTCCGTCCGTCCGCGTGCGAGCGAGGCGTTGGATTTTACACAGTCAGGGGCGTGTGCGGCGTTTGTGGAGGCTGGCCTCCAGTGGCACGGCTCACCGGAAAGGCGCTGCGCTGCGGTAAGGaggggtgtgtgtatgtgtgtgtgttagtgtgtgtgtggagggggggGAGTCTTTATTGCTAGGGGCCATTGGATGACCATTTTATAGCAGCAAAGAGCAGCAATGAATGGGCtgaatgtcattaaaaaaatgccatttgcaATTGGCCTCCTAAAATCAGTAATCAGGACAAAATTAGACTTTTAGCATCACGTTAAGCCTTTCCATTTGATCAAGAACTGCAATTTTACAAGTTTGTATATTTCCAAGTTTATTAAAAACATAGATCAATTCATCAAATGaaccccctcacacacacacacaaaaagataaAAGAAGAAGTGCATTTTCTTTGTCaagtaaaataatcatttgctcTTTGTCAATGGAGCATGAATGGCTTTTGAGGTTTTCTCATCACTCTATTCGCCTGGGTTTTTACTCCATCTAGTGACAAATGGAACAGTTACAGGAAGGTTCTGCTATAAAATCATGCACCACCGTGTGGGCTTAATATAAAtggcattcatttttaaaaaagccacttGCTCAAAGTATTTAATTATGCAAATTGTAAATATGCTATGTTATGTCTGATCATAGGCAGATAGTATGTGTATAGTATATGtacatctgtttttttaaactcattttagttgtattaatgtcttatttttcttcaattaTATAACCAATTATTTAATATCTTTGTTCAATATACAGAGGTCTCATTTGTGCAAAAAAGGACATGTTTCAAATCACAACAAtaggatgattggacgtcaCACGAATGAGCGTCAATGATCACCAATGATACTGTAAGATGAGAATTGATATTTTGCCactgaataaatgttttttttaaagtctctcagcatttatttgtctgttcttCTGGTGTCTTCTAAATGCCACTGATTTCTGCCCGTTAAAGATAAATGAGGTATAAAACTGCCGCCATATATTTTGCAGCACAGGTTTGATCCAAGCCATCTGTGATCAAATTGTGCATGAAATGACAATATTATCATGTCGCTATCTTAAAATTCAACAACCTCCTGATGCATTTTATTTACggttataaataaatatgaccaGATTCAGACAATGAAAAATACTGCAAAATTCATATTGAGGTATCATTCAAgtagaacaaaaaaatccaaatgacaCGTGATTGTcggtacattttattattataataaatttACTATACAGCTTTGTACAAAACAAGTATTTCTACCACATGTAGGTGAGTTGAATCATGAATGTTtacagatcacatgacaaccTAAATTTTATGGTAGCTCCAGACTATTACCGCGTTTTTAGTTGTAATTGATATAAAAAAAGGACTGTCAAAactctaatctcattttctgaaccgcttttatcctcactagggtcgcgggttcagaaaatgagatgagatgagaattttgCTACCATACATAACACTTCTTGAGGAGCAATTGTTAAAATAATGTGTTCTTATTTGGAATTAAGAAGGAAAAGATAAAAAGTGGAGTATTTGTGGCAGTAGGAAATCAGACACAATTTACCAAATGGGCCTTATCACTCAATTTGTGTTCATCATtcacaaaaacaatacaaataaacaACCCCACATGAGTCAACCAAATGAGATTAAATGATCGCCCAGGCCTGATATACACATTGAAGCACGTGGTGGACgtctcatttaaaaataccACTGCCAATGAACCCGTCGTCTTTTTCATAAGGCTGTTCGTA
The nucleotide sequence above comes from Stigmatopora argus isolate UIUO_Sarg chromosome 22, RoL_Sarg_1.0, whole genome shotgun sequence. Encoded proteins:
- the LOC144068466 gene encoding protocadherin alpha-C2-like, whose protein sequence is MALLRSGLLIAAFTVSALWAPALSITRYSIPEEMEEGSFVANLATDLGLDVRSMVQRKAKLDVIHSKNYLDINKESGELVIREKIDRESICMTKTASCFLKMDVILENPIRIFNIELEIMDINDNAPVFRRKTIYLDVSEATPPGERFSLTNAVDADVGANTIKTYYLSESKYFSVDIQTGSDGSKYVDLVLNGDLDRETDAVHHLILTAADGGVPPRSGTASIIINVLDINDNAPQFSRDVFQVTVAENSGAGTVVLTLNATDLDQGTNAELLYSYTLYTSEKTQELFSLDRHSGEIKVKGAIDFEETPTFEMHIQARDQGSTPLLGNCKVTVSVTDLNDNYPELTVKSLKSAVAENTPVGTLIAVVSVGDRDSGDNGEVELALSQREMLPFALNRSSEGYFKLLVSRPLDREVESKYEITLKVRDKGTPPLTESETFTLEIHDINDNAPAFPQSFYTIHVMENNLPGALLTSLSALDPDLNENQYLVYFIVEKEIANTSMSMLFSINPENGDLYALKTFDFEREREYLFHIEARDSGVPPLSTNVTVHIIVMDQNDNTPVIVSPWRAQGSVVEQVIPRSTDKGHLVAKVIAIDADSEQNGRVTYQLLQISDASLFSLDQYNGEIRTARMFSYRDPRHQRLVVVAKDNGNPALSTTVTIKISTVEHSTAFSETTELPLEYDVFTDLNLYLVVGLGAVSFLLLITILVIIVLKCQKPKPKALKIPPPNRNSVISRNSMISQRSSTIADSTLISSDAYWYSLFLAETRKGKVVVRQPIIPKGAGYFVSSIPRSIGPSETTESRASTLEYSK